The sequence below is a genomic window from Frondihabitans sp. PAMC 28766.
TCGTGTAATAGGACGGGGCGACGATCGTAGCAATGCGCGTATGGCCGCGACTGATCAGGTGTTCGACAGCCATCCGACCGCCCCGCTGGTTGGCCAAGACCACCACATCGGAATCGTCCCCGGCGCCGGGACGGTCGAGAAAGACGACGGGCACCAAGTCGAACCGGTTCGTGCGGTGAAGGTAGGCGTGGTCGCTCTGATCCGGGACGATCATCAAACCCGCGACTCGACGCCCAAGGAGGTCTCCGACCGCCCGCCGCTGCGTGTCGGGATCCTCGTCCGCGGTGCCGAGAAGAACCGAATACCCGTGGTCCCCCAGGACGGTGACAATCGCTTTGGCCAGTCCGGCGTAGAAGGGGTTCGTCAGATCACCAAGAAGTAGTCCGATTGTGCGCGAGGTTTGACTCGGCCGAAGGGATCTCGCGATCTCATCGCGCTGAAAACCTAAACGATCAATGACCGCCCGCACCGCCGCCGACGTGGACGGCTTGACCGACTCATGTCCGTTCACGACCCGGGACACCGTCGCCAAGCTGACGCCTGCTTCCTCGGCCACGTCTCGCATCGTCGGGCGTGAAGCCATACTCCCGAACATGAGGTCCATTCAGTAATAGTAGCGGCGCGGTGATCGGCTTTCAGTACTCCGCGATCTTCAAAAGAGAACGTTTCCATTATGGCTTGACTTTCGGTCCCACGCGGGGCAAAAATGTTTAGGCCCGAATGAAAACGTTTACTCCCGTGACGCCCTGAGCCCGGGACGACGCGGAGCCGGTCTGGTGATACTCGCCTCCCGACCCCTGGACCGCACTGCCCGTCACTGATGACGGGCGGCATCAACAGAAATGGAACAGTCGAATGAAGCGCAAACCAGCATTGACAGTGATCGGAGTCGGTGTCGCCACCGTGCTTCTGCTATCTGCTTGCTCCTCCGGGACAACCACCACCTCCTCGGGGCCGGTGACTTCCTCGCAGATCAGCAAGGCAATGTCGACGCCCACGACCATTAACTTCTGGGACTGGACGCCCGGCATCTCGCCCGAGGTTCAGGCATTCGAGAAGAAGTACCCGAAGATCAAGGTCGATGTGGTTGATGCGGGGCAGGGGGGTACGGAATACACCAAGCTCCAGTCGGCACTGGACGCAGGTAAGGGCGCACCGGACGTTGCCCAACTCGAATACGACGAGATGCCGTCATTCGAGGTCTCCAATTCGATTCTCAACCTCGCTCCATATGGCGCCACCCAGCTCAAATCTGACTACTCCAGCGGCCCG
It includes:
- a CDS encoding LacI family DNA-binding transcriptional regulator is translated as MDLMFGSMASRPTMRDVAEEAGVSLATVSRVVNGHESVKPSTSAAVRAVIDRLGFQRDEIARSLRPSQTSRTIGLLLGDLTNPFYAGLAKAIVTVLGDHGYSVLLGTADEDPDTQRRAVGDLLGRRVAGLMIVPDQSDHAYLHRTNRFDLVPVVFLDRPGAGDDSDVVVLANQRGGRMAVEHLISRGHTRIATIVAPSYYTTKLRLQGYKRALKDAGLPVLDELIITLSHGSTEEARLATQALLARPDAPTAIFSTTSFLTEGVLRGMAASAGRVALVGFDDFPMADMLPTPVTVVTSETADMGRKAAELLLGRLDGDDSPARRIVLPVELVTRGSGELPVPS